One window of Triticum dicoccoides isolate Atlit2015 ecotype Zavitan chromosome 5A, WEW_v2.0, whole genome shotgun sequence genomic DNA carries:
- the LOC119299907 gene encoding uncharacterized protein LOC119299907, whose amino-acid sequence MSGPRPAAAPNPSSASPSPPPPPPAAVARVAARVREEGEVSSGPSDDEALQSQLLALSNAGKYVQAAAQVTLATFPGKGGSSLSLSNVLPQKTVAPSYKKTLRGNQGQFKLGTSRNLAWLKPVPSDNLVISFSDDDIETDPGMSKQVGGKGSKASTQVTHKPGMSVQTRLMREEAPQQKIHAANIGSTKWSANAHTLRNSAAGRGSGATFSRREPPIRQVTPLKSSQKDGTGMGVKSADDKLESLRHKIAARENELKVQKRPISPGFVKEADCSTDQTRPPLEKIGFEASNSGRHAHLDGPFGHDGRPVKRLKPNQQCFDNQVGGDLVTLVTPGSSLGNDNVQSSERRDHIENGITMNCKGNETEHAITTESSDQMHIGGTAKNLLSSKSHHMVLQDGGNHAMVECHSKLAGPPFTSEQPMAEDTSALVPVTSVPAGANVDRSSIHAKDHIFSTQDWQQVKPVDTSTVSNERLHLQPGMENADLLNRSGQVGIRGQNTTLLSLLEMEELQDRELEVAQEHRRKCEVEEREALRAYRKAQKALIEANERCTILRGKREVCSAQVHGLIAENSSLAQCSNIQNAGRGFVMPSLLNSQFHADLQMPEICGGRSSSPYQDEPPQQPVDKHEARSRHCDELAAGIADPKFASTVHDNSEPSHYREEDLLFSSKRARSECTSNLENEETIHAYLEENREPSGDNGQDYELLEASLRSRLVQKFARNPHLNNSGEVTEEHLEVTEQGKQPANVELQLQDADEIMTNPEGTAELANDGADCVEKMSGLSNSSNALSMGNCDPEDNISSLGELCAPSSVNSLIFPSSAPLNAAKHIKWVVHGFCKNDSITSNVASDAMVSGQYMIQDRVEENLKMVSTATKDKDMVHSGIDPFWPFCMFELRGKCNDEECQWQHIENHAWRKSNHTKHAMSSVSGRSPYDLFQHILPVPTYRVGSNLIRADLNLMQSVLASSIWQYWQRGFCASFPLPLSVQRVLPSDAPFLQAGDGSIADFDRNRQLSNLRMLDGRKNKIVQGSVDVELFLEAALGLYCGKVNKPDRLKALLLLARSIEADPSTVILWVFYLHIYYQKDEGLGKDDMFSHAVQHNVYSYELWLMYINSRLRFDDRLDAYNDALSMLCQMPADADNELKDRSAFILDIFLQMIYFLCMSGNVDKAISRIYGILPAATADCSGEKLLSDAISCLTVSDRCIFWISCLYISIYRKLPEEICDQLEFPKDIPRMLVWHPIELRVDNRRQVTELLKHVADKMSLDINETVKNGDPSYLKLSQFLAVNHISCLAALEGLQSSVDMLMKYMKEYPMCPNILLFAARICQKYGTCPGLKGFDELLMDWPKEVQGVQFLWNQYAEHALADNSELAEKILARWFEEYGKDGDLHSSAAVCMAEVGNEVSEQPSLAYTQEVCSGPSASEDQVYWLLNLSLYRMLENNLQEAQVAVNKALKLARGESYEHCLREHAAINMLERPSCTDTQARATLNLISGYLADLRNLPVKELLSRRFIQNVKKHKLRQLIDDTIGPASADSSVINSTLEVCYGQSLLPEKIGGVKYLVDFVESVMEVLPANYRLALAVGTFVVKHYKGADPTSMGTRFWASSVLINAIFRAVPVAPESVWIEGANLLEKLQAAETVKRFHQQATSVYPFSFKLWHAYLTACKASGSNTDSITEAARQRGIELNVMPP is encoded by the exons ATGTCGGGCCCGCGTCCCGCCGCCGCGCCGAACCCTAGCTCCGCGTcgccctccccgccccctcccccgccggccgccgtcgcCAGGGTCGCGGCCAGGGTGCGCGAGGAGGGCGAGGTCTCCTCCGGCCCCTCCGACGACGAG GCTCTGCAATCTCAGCTGTTAGCTCTATCCAATGCTGGGAAATATGTGCAGGCTGCTGCTCAAGTGACGTTGGCAACTTTCCCTGGTAAAG GAGGTAGTAGTTTGAGTCTCTCAAATGTTCTTCCTCAGAAAACAGTTGCTCCAAGTTATAAGAAGACCTTGAGGGGGAATCAAGGGCAATTCAAACTTGGCACCAGTCGTAATCTTGCTTGGTTGAAACCTGTGCCAAGTGATAACTTGGTGATAAGTTTCTCTGATGATGATATTGAGACCGACCCTGGAATGTCAAAGCAAGTTGGAGGTAAAGGTAGCAAAGCCAGCACACAAGTTACACATAAACCTGGGATGAGTGTGCAAACTAGACTTATGAGAGAGGAAGCACCCCAACAAAAGATCCATGCTGCAAACATAGGATCCACGAAATGGTCTGCTAATGCACACACACTCAGAAACTCGGCGGCAGGTAGGGGCTCAGGTGCTACCTTTTCTAGAAGAGAGCCACCTATTCGTCAAGTTACACCTCTGAAGTCTTCCCAGAAGGATGGAACTGGTATGGGAGTAAAGTCAGCAGATGACAAGTTGGAAAGTTTGCGCCACAAAATTGCTGCTAGAGAAAATGAGTTAAAAGTTCAGAAAAGACCGATATCACCTGGTTTTGTGAAGGAAGCTGACTGCTCCACTGATCAGACAAGGCCACCTTTGGAGAAGATAGGCTTTGAAGCTTCCAACAGTGGTCGGCATGCTCACCTTGACGGTCCATTTGGACATGATGGCAGACCAGTTAAAAGGCTGAAGCCCAATCAGCAGTGTTTCGATAACCAAGTAGGAGGTGATTTGGTAACACTGGTAACACCTGGAAGTTCATTGGGAAATGATAATGTACAATCTTCTGAAAGAAGGGATCACATTGAAAATGGAATCACCATGAACTGTAAAGGTAATGAGACAGAACATGCCATCACAACAGAATCCTCAGATCAAATGCATATTGGTGGTACTGCTAAGAACCTTCTGTCATCAAAAAGTCACCACATGGTTCTACAAGATGGTGGCAACCATGCCATGGTTGAATGTCATAGCAAGCTTGCAGGGCCACCATTTACTAGTGAGCAACCTATGGCTGAAGATACCAGTGCTTTGGTTCCCGTTACTTCTGTACCAGCAGGGGCCAATGTAGACAGGTCATCTATTCATGCCAAGGACCATATTTTTTCTACCCAGGATTGGCAACAAGTAAAGCCTGTTGATACTTCAACTGTGTCAAATGAAAGGCTGCACTTGCAGCCTGGAATGGAG AATGCTGATCTCTTAAACCGGAGCGGCCAGGTGGGTATAAGAGGCCAGAACACAACATTGCTCTCTCTGCTTGAGATGGAGGAACTCCAAGACAGGGAGTTGGAGGTTGCTCAGGAGCATAGGCGAAAATGTGAAGTTGAAGAAAGAGAAGCTCTCAGAGCATATCGCAAAGCACAAAAAGCTTTAATTGAGGCCAATGAAAGATGTACCATTCTTCGTGGAAAAAGAGAAGTTTGCTCTGCACAAGTCCATGGTTTGATTGCAGAGAATTCTTCTTTGGCGCAGTGTTCAAATATTCAGAATGCTGGACGTGGCTTTGTAATGCCGTCACTACTCAACTCTCAGTTCCATGCAGATCTTCAGATGCCTGAGATCTGTGGTGGTAGGTCTAGCAGTCCATACCAAGATGAACCTCCTCAACAGCCGGTGGATAAGCACGAGGCACGCTCACGCCATTGTGATGAGCTTGCTGCTGGCATTGCTGATCCAAAATTTGCGAGTACTGTCCATGATAACAGTGAACCTTCACATTACAGGGAAGAGGATCTCCTGTTCTCTTCTAAGCGGGCTAGATCAGAATGCACTTCAAATCTGGAGAATGAGGAAACTATACATGCATATTTGGAGGAAAACAGAGAGCCTTCTGGTGATAACGGTCAGGACTATGAACTTTTAGAAGCTTCTTTGAGGTCCAGATTGGTGCAAAAATTTGCAAGGAATCCACATCTGAATAACTCTGGAGAAGTCACTGAAGAGCATTTAGAAGTAACGGAACAAGGCAAACAACCTGCAAATGTTGAACTTCAGTTACAGGATGCTGATGAGATTATGACAAATCCTGAAG GCACAGCGGAACTTGCAAATGATGGCGCTGATTGTGTTGAAAAGATGTCTGGACTATCTAATTCTAGTAATGCTCTTTCCATGGGCAACTGTGATCCTGAGGACAATATTTCCTCTCTTGGAGAATTATGCGCGCCATCAAGTGTGAATTCTCTCATTTTTCCTTCTTCAGCGCCACTAAATGCTGCTAAACACATCAAGTGGGTAGTCCATGGCTTCTGTAAAAATGATTCTATAACCAGCAATGTAGCATCTGATGCAATGGTAAGTGGACAGTATATGATACAAGACCGCGTTGAAGAGAATTTGAAGATGGTCTCAACAGCTACAAAGGATAAGGACATGGTGCACAGTGGGATTGATCCCTTCTGGCCCTTCTGCATGTTTGAGCTCCGAGGAAAGTGCAATGACGAAGAGTGTCAATGGCAGCATATTGAGAATCATGCTTGGAGAAAGTCAAATCACACAAAACATGCCATGTCTTCTGTTTCAG GTCGGAGTCCTTATGATCTGTTTCAGCATATTCTGCCAGTGCCAACATATCGTGTTGGTTCAAATCTTATTAGAGCCGATCTGAACTTAATGCAGTCGGTGCTGGCTAGCAGTATATGGCAATATTGGCAAAGGGGGTTTTGCGCTTCCTTTCCTTTACCTTTGTCAGTTCAGAGAGTTCTTCCATCAGATGCACCATTCTTACAAGCTGGTGATGGTTCGATTGCAGATTTTGATAGGAACAGACAGCTATCAAATTTGCGAATGCTGGATGGTAGGAAG AATAAGATTGTACAGGGATCTGTTGATGTTGAGCTTTTCTTAGAGGCTGCACTTGGTTTATATTGTGGGAAAGTAAACAAACCTGACAGGCTCAAG GCTCTTTTACTTCTAGCACGTTCCATTGAGGCTGATCCAAGCACAGTTATTCTGTGGGTGTTTTATCTTCATATTTACTATCAAAAGGATGAAGGTCTTGGGAAAGATGACATGTTTTCCCATGCG GTGCAACACAATGTTTACTCCTACGAATTATGGCTCATGTATATTAATAGTAGGTTGCGCTTTGATGACCGATTGGATGCTTATAACGATGCTCTGAGTATGCTCTGCCAAATGCCAGCTGATGCTGACAATGAATTGAAAGATAGGAGTGCCTTCATCCTAGATATTTTCTTACAGATGATTTACTTCCTGTGCATGTCTGGAAATGTAGATAAGGCTATTTCTAGGATATATGGGATTCTACCTGCTGCAACCGCTGACTGCTCTGGCGAGAAGTTACTTTCGGATGCCATATCTTGCTTGACCGTGTCTGACAGATGCATATTTTGGATTTCATGCCTGTACATCTCAATTTATAGGAAGCTTCCAGAGGAAATTTGCGATCAGCTAGAATTTCCAAAAGATATACCTCGCATGTTAGTATGGCATCCTATTGAACTTAGGGTAGATAACAGACGTCAGGTTACAGAACTATTGAAACATGTTGCTGATAAGATGTCTCTAGATATTAACGAGACTGTTAAAAATGGGGATCCGTCTTACCTGAAATTGTCACAATTCCTCGCTGTTAACCACATTAGTTGTTTAGCTGCTCTTGAAGGCTTGCAATCTTCTGTTGATATGCTGATGAAGTATATGAAGGAGTACCCAATGTGCCCCAATATTCTTCTTTTCGCAGCTCGGATATGTCAAAAGTATGGTACATGTCCTGGTCTGAAAGGGTTTGATGAGTTGCTCATGGATTGGCCTAAAGAGGTGCAAGGAGTTCAGTTTCTGTGGAATCAGTATGCTGAGCATGCTTTGGCAGATAATAGTGAGTTAGCTGAGAAGATTCTGGCTCGCTGGTTTGAAGAATATGGAAAAGATGGTGATCTCCATTCTAGTGCTGCTGTTTGTATGGCGGAAGTTGGTAATGAAGTGTCCGAACAACCATCACTAGCCTATACACAAGAAGTTTGTTCTGGTCCATCTGCATCTGAAGATCAGGTCTATTGGTTGTTAAACCTCTCACTGTACAGGATGCTAGAGAACAACCTACAGGAAGCACAAGTTGCTGTGAACAAAGCATTGAAGTTGGCCCGAGGGGAGAGCTATGAGCACTGTTTAAGGGAGCATGCTGCAATTAACATGCTAGAGAGACCATCTTGTACAGACACTCAAGCTCGAGCTACCTTAAATCTGATCAGTGGTTATCTTGCAGACCTTCGGAACTTACCTGTGAAGGAACTGCTGTCTCGAAGGTTTATCCAAAATGTTAAGAAGCATAAGCTTAGGCAGTTGATAGATGACACTATAGGTCCAGCTTCTGCAGATTCTTCAGTGATAAACTCAACCCTTGAGGTGTGCTATGGCCAGTCCCTCCTTCCAGAAAAAATAGGCGGAGTAAAATACCTTGTGGATTTTGTTGAATCAGTTATGGAGGTTCTTCCTGCAAACTACCGCCTAGCTCTGGCAGTTGGCACATTTGTGGTTAAACATTACAAGGGTGCTGACCCTACCTCGATGGGTACCAGGTTCTGGGCAAGTTCTGTTCTGATCAATGCCATTTTCCGTGCTGTACCCGTCGCACCAGAATCAGTATGGATAGAAGGTGCCAATCTCCTGGAGAAACTGCAGGCTGCTGAGACGGTGAAGCGGTTCCACCAGCAGGCAACATCAGTGTACCCCTTCTCATTCAAGCTGTGGCATGCTTACTTGACTGCCTGCAAGGCCAGTGGAAGCAACACGGATAGCATCACAGAAGCCGCTAGGCAACGAGGCATCGAGCTGAATGTAATGCCACCCTAG